A window of Manduca sexta isolate Smith_Timp_Sample1 unplaced genomic scaffold, JHU_Msex_v1.0 HiC_scaffold_202, whole genome shotgun sequence genomic DNA:
ATATTGTAACAAATTTATGTAtcggatttattttattgctaccCATATAATTGATGGTAGATTTCTCGAAAGCCAGACACCAAAGGCTGTCTGGGTGGGTACCacaatattgtctatttttgcTATTGAACAATACTGTATAAGTACTATTATATTCGAGTTTGAACGACTTTAATGGGGTACTAAGATTTTGCGTTCAATGTCTCGAGGTAATTCATTCTCAATTGCGTCGGTTTTAAGGAAGGAAATGGCGCTTAACATGCAACCAGTCACTTTTCTTGTCATTcagttatatatataaatattttggctGGTCTGAATTTCCAATGTAAATTGTGTTCTTAATGCTCTTTGTAATCGTCCTTTGACTCTCAAAAAGGTTGTAAATAAAAGTTCAGAAGTGGTTACTTCCTTTGTCAATATTGGTCACAAATATAAATTCCCGTAATACTATAAGGTGTACGGTACCGTCCGCGGTTACGAAGCTAAATTGGCGCGTGACGGGAAACGACTAACGAACGCTGGCGAGTGCGCTCCCGCGGAGATACAATTTGTCAAATGAGCGAaatacaaattctataaaatacatacagtgTGTATACAGTATACGGTGTTCGTATCACAGCGCGGGCTGGGCTTCATGCCGAAGCGCGGCGTCAACACGGTGCCCTTGTGAGGTGTTCCGCTTCTACAAGCTGCACACCTCGCGCGGACTCTGCGAGCCCATCTCCATGATCGTGCCCAGGAAGTCTGACTGCTTCCAGGTAACACACAACTTACTTATTGTCTCTCAATATATAGGAAGATAGCGGTGATTTATAGCCACAAATATCTTATCAAAATATAGTTGAATTTACAAAAAACTTACAgctaaatatttataccattatactgataatattttcaaaaattaaaataatatttgtaagaagttGCAATGTAAATTTAAACTCCCAAATGaatgtgtaactgttttattatttcaggaAGATTTATATCCCGATACGGCAGCTCCATTACCAGCATTGTCGTCGAAGGACTGGCTGAGCGGAATGAACGCACCGCCTTTGCTCATCAGCATGAAAACTGGTAACGATATTTTTATGACGATTCTTGTTTATTGAATGCAatgtttaaattgatttaaaatattttttccattactAAGTGTTGACAACGGGTATACAGAGAAATGACTGGTGGCAGACTATGACgtgcccaaaaaaaaaaaaatgtcagtcAAGGAATTGCTGCATTGTgactttgtaaaaaaataatatgaatgtcTCCTTGCactcttattataatttaatttaagaaacaCAATTATAGAATCACCATTAATGGCAGAAAAATATACCATGCCTGACATGCTGTTCCATGCAGTCTATGAAGACGAAAATAGCTTCTTCTATTGTTAAGTACGAAATTGAATTGGTATTTGGTTGCGCAGGCGTCACGATCTCGACGCACAAGCCGCGCGCCAACAAAGACGCGCCCGCGCTGCAGCCGCAGGACGCCAACAACCGCAAGAAGTTCGCCTTCCTCTCGCGCGAGACCACGCCCGACTACCGCCCGCTCGCCACCTGGCACAACGAACACAACAACCTCAACCACACTGCTGATAATGACCTGCAGGTACAACTTAGGTTTACGCGTATTTACTACATTGACCACGTCTGCCACCCTGCCCCATAACCATAAAGgttttaaaactgaaaaatctGTTGCTTAGTTTTATGTCATCATTTGCAAGTGCTTACCACACATACACAGTAGAATATAATGGAAAAAATTACATGAACGTCTATATCGTTCGATTGTGATTAGTTAAGAGGCCAACGAGGGACTCGCATTGGATTCTCGACTATGCACAGTCAAACAATACGATGATATGTGTCGTGTTTCAGGCCAGAGTCTAGGGGCGCTGGGATGGTTTAACTGAATGTACACCAGTGAATATTGTAGCTCCGTGTTATTTGTTGCAATATTTCCTGTTACAGTTGAAACATTGATGACAGATCCAAATATTGCTAAGATTCCTTTTTTGCTATTTcgcattataaacaaaacaatacgtTTAGGtgatcatttttatattttgccattttattattgtccaGGTGCAGGTGACAGAGAAGTCTCAAAAGACAAGTGCCAATCAAAACACGAAGTTCCATCAGCTGCAACGCATGTTTGGTAAACAGACAGGGATGTGGAACCTGTTCCCCTATACAAGCAAATCAACCAGGAGACGTGTTCAGTACTGAACACgaggtaaatattattataataaacaatagcaTAACGCTACGCATACAACTAGCGCAGTCAAAGTTTTTTTCGTACCATTTTTAGTGTTGCCACAATTCTGCCCTTGGCGATTAGCAATAGTTTTCCTTCTGTCGTTAAATGTTACTCAATATACTCAAAACACgcatatatttcatttatttctcaATAATTGCCAGCTCCGTCTCGCGTTCAACCGGCAAGGTGAGGAACTGAGGATTGTCAAGCGACAACTCCAAAACAGTCAACAACGAGTGCGGGAACTCGAACAGCACGTAGCAACTCTGCAAACAAATCGGCAACGAGAATCCTCCTAGACGTCACGCAGCTCTCTTAAAGGCGATCTCAGTAAACGATCCCAACCGCCATCTTTGAATCGACAgcgaaatggaccaatcagaataaagcttacaaatgacttattttgattggtttatttaccATTGATCACCGAGATTGGGGGCGTTCTGAAATCGATCGTTAAAACGCTTCACTGATAAGGCTTATATTATGATGTCTTGCTTGAACGTGTGCGAGGCCTTGTGTTTGTCTGTGTTTCACGaagttttcatacaattttttcGATTTAATGTGTTTTCGAATACTTTCGACAATGTTACGTTATATGAATCAAgacttgtatttttaatatggcTCATATGTGAATCGATTTAATtaagacttttatttattaataatgtgaaTATGGAACGTACAATGTGTAAGGAGCAGACGGTAAGAAGTATTCAGGGCAAAATATGCCAAATGGAATGTAAGGACCATCGACattgtcgttttatttttccatatatTTCGTTAGTCATACGCATGTTTCGTTTTTAATTGGGGAACAAATTCATTCCAGtttttaagtatgttttataGTCGAGCATCTTGCGTGTTAGTTTTAGTCAGCGAAGttgcctttttatatttttaactgtaaTTTTGGCCTAATTCGCGACTCTTGCGCAGGTTTTACGCTTGTGATAATAACCATGACAAAAACTGCTTTATCCCGtcacaaaaaaatgatttaatttgattACATAGCCATTTTACTTTTTGACTGTGATTACCTGAAGTTATTACTGATTGTGTGCAATTAATGTAATTCATTCACAATTTTTATGTACGATTTTTGACTTTTAGTTTGTCATGTCTTGACTATACTGACATGCACCTTTTTATTAAGCACATATTGGAATTTTATTTCCAGTTTTATTGAGTTGACAtcttatttgttgttttaatagTCTGATTTTCATAATAGTGtgttatctattattatttgtgttcatTTTACATGTTGTATTACATTTTGTATCGTTTTCTTTAAGAAACAAGCATTTACTTAAAATCGTATAACTTATGATTTTTAACGTGTCGATAATCTTGAATATAAAGATTGTACAAAAAAGTTACCTGAGCTCTTTTGTACAGAAAGTAGATTAGCTCTAAGATTTCGCACTAGCATCGCCgaagtaaaaaattataggtGCTGGACATTCTAAAATTAAGACCGAAAATAGCTTAGTAGTTCGTATGACGAATCTGTCACAATTTATATTACACGGCTTGATAATTTATAAGcgtaagaattttaattataagaaacTTTGCAATCACAATTGCTGTGGAACTATCTCGCGATAAAATATTGGAGATATAACGCAGcagtatatacttaataataaaataaattttacattccaTGTATCAATGTGAAAAGCATAATGTGTAGTGTTATAAGTTGAAATGAAAGTATTATTGTGCATTAGCAGGTTCCATAGTTACTTAGCTAAGTcggtgttaatatttattattatgtatttttatatactgcTTATGTAGcacaaattttcaataaatgtttgAACCGGTTTCTTTATTTTTCGACTAAGAATAATCATTAACctgaaaaaagtaatataattagttGCAGTTTTTTTAAGAACCTGCATATTATGTCTCCTACCACAATAAACATTACTAACAattactacataaataaaaataaaacaaatattgagttcaatttatatatttatctataacatTGGTTTGTAAAAGGCACATCACTCGTACTATTGTGATATTTGCGTAACTTCTAGTCAGTCGAGAAATAATCACTGTATAACAGTAAATGtcattgtacataatatatctattttattgaaaaataaaaccataaactcatttcaaaatatacaagAATTGGTACaaaacttacataaattttataattaatgtattgcaaaatatttcgAGACAAATAGTGCCATTATTAGTAATGTAAATGAAGAAGTAAATATTGAGGAATGGTTGCAACCATCTGTACTACAAGTGTATATGCAGGATCTATATTCCAATTTGTCGCCTCTCTGTTGTACATAATTGCAGTAATTGCCCAAATCCAGTGATGAACAAAATCTCTTTGTACCAATGCCCCCTGAAAAATGCAATTCATTTAAGTCATGAAATagcaaaaatcatttttatgtaaGCAAGTGTGTCGACCACTCATTTGTATTGTTACATGCATGAgaatgattttatgttttaccaTAAACTtacaacattttaatacaatgaaACTCATAGTGTtgctttataaaatagataaaaaataatcctgCCCTCTTTCtttcaaatgaaatataaaataaatatgttcagcataacattgtaataattCCCTACTGTTGACCATCATGTTTCACAGAAGATAATGATCATTATTTTCTGTGATATGATAATTTTCATATTGCTCAATATTcaattacattggctacaaaaTCATTCCCAAGGGAACAGAATATAAATGTACAAAGCTGTTTGGTGGTAGAAAATAAACAGTTTCAcactttttacataaaatattgtctgttaaacttaatatatttcaaaatagaatGTAACCAGGTTATAACAACATTGTAGGAACCACCTAAATAAGTTGCTATATCTACTAGTTATAAGTAATACTCaggtttatgttttttttttatttaaataataaatccttaTTGTCTTCATGACTTCTTACACTACAATAAGgatcaaaatactatttttgcTTAGTGATAAAATGCAATGATTTGTCGATATTTTgtgataagaaaaaaaattttggACATTGGTCACTAACTAATATGTTGCTTTATTTGGCATGGAAAGTATTtgattataaacaattttgttatagcccgtttctactgtttagtaAATGGCAGTggcataaagaataaataataaatttataactcaCCAAAACATGTTGCCCACACCAGTTACAATTGCATATAGTGGATCATGCTGTGAAATTTACAGAAGCCCAGTGCATCTGTGTTTGTTGTGCAATTGAAGGCAGATacttttcatgttattttttgtcaaaCTCAGGGTAGACCCATAATCAGCTTTAATACTAATAGATTTACAACTATCCAACCCGAGGGAGTATATAAAGGCAATTTGTATATAAGTGATTAGTTTaagataaatcatattttgataactataaaaaatatctgcattCTAATATCCACCCACCCCTGTCTAAATATTGGTAACTgaaaatttatcataaaatacatagtataataaatatgtaaatctaaaaaaccataaaataaaaaagccaattgaatatttgttagtGGAACCTGTATGTTTAATGCAATAGAGTGCATTATAAACATGACCACAAGAAGTTGGTGTCAGTACGCCCCATCCAGGTTAATTAGGCCATCGCCACACTCCATTGTTGATGATGAGTTGCATTGATAACAATCTATTGCtaaacctaataatatttaaaacatattaatattttagtaaggtACCTAATTACATCCttatttccttaaaaatattaatgtatatatttttttccttatagGCCTCAAGATGTAATTACTACTATGAGGTCTACACACTGTATTGTGTGCCTAGGGCTATGGCATATATCCGTGTTAAGAGAAAACACACAACAATTGCCTTTGGGGAGCATTAGACCACTGAAACTGATAAAGACTAAAGGCaaacttttaaaaaagaaaattccaTAAATTGCTGATTTAATGTTATGTGAGCAGACCCATAAACAAAAGGTAGTGGAAAATTTTAATCTCCGCTCATAGTAAGTACCAAAGAGATAAAGAGAAATGTGAAGAAAgaaatcaattatattatttttaggtgcCCTAATCCTGCTCACTTGCAAAGTAATGCagcacaaataattttacccaAAAAACTTTGCAAATACTCCTTTAACCTATGACTAAGCTGCTCAATATTCCATCCTGGAAACAATATGAGAAGAACCCACACAAAGCGATGCCTGACCTGAGATTTCAACACTGAATTGAAATCCACTATTATGTTACCAGACTAAGGCGACAGAAGAAATCAAAAGAATGCATTTTTCTTGGATTATATAACACATAGAGACtaaaataatcttatataaattacacaagTTGTATATCCATGAGAAACCACTATGCAGGtatgttataagttttattCCCAAGCAAGTCAGATACCTTTGTTTATAATCTACATGTTAGATATCCATATCCCATTTGTTAGTAACTGGGTGTTAGCGAGCTTCAGTCTATTAGAATGTCTAACCTTCGTATCTGCCGACGTGTTTTATGCAATACTGAGCGTCGTGTATAGTACCGCAGTCTATGGGTACCAAACTAACATCATTTTCCAAAACTCGTTACACTCGAAAGGGTGGTCGGAATCGGTTCCAGAGCATTGATAACAACTTATGCTAGCaactaaaaaggttttaaaatagaaataaacaataaaataaacaaaggaaAGAGGAAACTTCTGTGGACTACGCCCTAAAGTTACTTACCTGATTTGAAATagataaatgatataaaaaaggAAGTAAACATGGTATTTGTAAATTTTGCCATGGTTTCAAGTACTTTTAATTCAACAGGTACGGACAATGGAcggatttcaattaaaaatcaatattgttttatacgTTAGAACATCGtcaacaaagttttatttgacatttgcaaattttattagttttttttttttttttttttttttaatttatttctgtcCAT
This region includes:
- the LOC119191863 gene encoding LOW QUALITY PROTEIN: coronin-2A-like (The sequence of the model RefSeq protein was modified relative to this genomic sequence to represent the inferred CDS: deleted 1 base in 1 codon), with the protein product KYKFYKIHTVCIQYTVFVSQRGLGFMPKRGVNTCPCEVFRFYKLHTSRGLCEPISMIVPRKSDCFQEDLYPDTAAPLPALSSKDWLSGMNAPPLLISMKTGVTISTHKPRANKDAPALQPQDANNRKKFAFLSRETTPDYRPLATWHNEHNNLNHTADNDLQVQVTEKSQKTSANQNTKFHQLQRMFGKQTGMWNLFPYTSKSTRRRVQY
- the LOC115456403 gene encoding LOW QUALITY PROTEIN: uncharacterized protein LOC115456403 (The sequence of the model RefSeq protein was modified relative to this genomic sequence to represent the inferred CDS: inserted 1 base in 1 codon; deleted 2 bases in 1 codon); the encoded protein is MAKFTNTMFTSFFISFIYFKSVASISCYQCSGTDSDHPFECNEXLENDVSLVPIDCGTIHDAQYCIKHVGRYEGLAIDCYQCNSSSTMECGDGLINLDGALTPTSCGHVYNALYCIKHTGGIGTKRFCSSLDLGNYCNYVQQRGDKLEYRSCIYTCSTDGCNHSSIFTSSFTLLIMALFVSKYFAIH